The Fulvivirga maritima genome segment CCAAACAAATTCATCCCTATAGGCTAACTGCCCACTGTTAAGAATATCATCTACCATAGCGTTTATGTAAGCATAAGCTTCTGGGTTTTCAGATTCAGGAATAATATTATACGAAGGGTCACTGGCTATCTCTGCACTTACCTGTTGGCCCAACTCTACATCATTACTTACTGAGAATAATGCAACATTGTCATTCTTGTCACAGCTGGTAATTCCTAATATTACCACTGCCAGCGTTACCGGAGTAAAAAGTCTTAGTAAAATATTTTTTTTCATAGATCTGTTAAAATTAGTTGCGTTTATAATCTAAAATATTGTGCCAACTATGGTTAGAGTAACTATACTTAATAACAAACAACAGGTGTGGGTAACTATCTCTACAATATTAGTAAAGTTTATCTTTTTATAAATTAATAGTTTTTCCACGCAGAGCATACTATTTTTGCGGAATGGCAGAACAAATATTGATCCTAGATTTTGGCTCACAGTATACTCAGTTGATAGCCAGGCGAGTAAGAGAACTAAATGTTTATTGTGAGATTCATCCTTATAATAATGCCCCAGAACTTACAGATGATGTAAAAGGGGTGATTTTTTCAGGAAGCCCCTGTTCAGTAAGGCAGGAAAATGCACCTGAGGTAGACATAGATGCTTATTGTGGAAACGTGCCTGTATTGGGCGTTTGCTACGGAGCACAACTTATGGCTCAAAAAGGAGGAGGTAACGTATTACCTTCTGAAATACGTGAATACGGAAGAGCTAAGCTCAGTAAGGTAGATCAACATAACGAGTTGATGAAAGAAATCTCTATAGACTCTCAAGTGTGGATGTCTCATGGCGATACTATTTCAGAACTGCCAGAAAATTTTTCAATTATTGCCAGTACCCCTTCAGTAAAAGTAGCAGCTTTTAAGAAGGAAGGTGAGCAGACCTATGGCATACAATTCCACCCAGAAGTAACGCACAGTACTGATGGGAAAAGAGTGTTAAGAAACTTTGTAGTTCATATTTGTGGATGCGAGCAAAGTTGGACCCCTGATATCTTTGTGGAGAGCACAGTAACCTCTTTAAAAGAAAAACTCGGTGATGATAAGGTAGTGTTAGGCCTTTCTGGTGGAGTGGATTCATCAGTGGCGGCTGTACTTATACATCAAGCTATTGGTAGTAATCTGCATTGTATTTTTGTAGATAATGGATTGCTTAGAAAGAATGAGTTTGAAGACGTATTGGACTCTTATAAGCACATGGGGCTAAACGTAAAGGGAGTTGATGCCAAAGATAAATTTTACACGGCCTTAGAAGGGCTCACAGATC includes the following:
- the guaA gene encoding glutamine-hydrolyzing GMP synthase — protein: MAEQILILDFGSQYTQLIARRVRELNVYCEIHPYNNAPELTDDVKGVIFSGSPCSVRQENAPEVDIDAYCGNVPVLGVCYGAQLMAQKGGGNVLPSEIREYGRAKLSKVDQHNELMKEISIDSQVWMSHGDTISELPENFSIIASTPSVKVAAFKKEGEQTYGIQFHPEVTHSTDGKRVLRNFVVHICGCEQSWTPDIFVESTVTSLKEKLGDDKVVLGLSGGVDSSVAAVLIHQAIGSNLHCIFVDNGLLRKNEFEDVLDSYKHMGLNVKGVDAKDKFYTALEGLTDPEAKRKAIGKVFIDVFDEEAHKIQDVKWLGQGTIYPDVIESVSVNGPSVTIKSHHNVGGLPDYMKLKVVEPLNTLFKDEVRLVGKTLEIDQSILGRHPFPGPGLGIRILGDITPEKVHILQEVDHIFVNGLKKAGLYDDVWQAGAMLLPIQSVGVMGDERTYERVVSLRAVTSVDGMTADWCHLPYEFLADVSNEIINTVKGVNRVVYDISSKPPATIEWE